Genomic segment of Macellibacteroides fermentans:
TATTTTCATTGACTGTATATTTTTTAAGGGCAGTCACATTATTATTATATGTAGAGTCATTTAAATACCACATATGATAACCTATGTAATGGCTATCATCAATCGGACATATTTCAACATAATAATGTAATTCAGGATTATACTGAAAACGGTTCTTTGCAACTAGTTTTTTTGAGTGCAGTGTTGAATTCAAATCAACCGTTATATATGAGTAAGCGCCATCATCTTTCAGATAAAATACAGAGTCGTTACTGTTTGGCACATAGCAGTAACAGGTGTTAAATTCTCCCGGTCCATTCCCTTTAGATGCAAACTGAGTCACGATCTTCCGGCTATCAAGAGAAAATAGTTCGATCAAATGATCACAATGAGGCTGATTCTGTACAATAATAATACTATCATGCATCAAATAAAATGCTGCAGGATCATTTAATGTAGAATCATCCAGCGTAATTAATTCAGGGTTACTTAGTATTACCTGTTCTTTAAAATCATCCCGGGTAAAGTTAACAATGTTCTTTTCTGCTTTTTTCGAGCTGCATCCTCCTAAATTCAGCAGAAGAAAAAGTCCAATAATCCAAATATTCATTATTCTTTTCATATTTATAGGTATTTCATTGTATTCTATTCATTCACAAATGTATGATTCGTATGCAAAGTTTCTTAATTAATATGGTGATATTTTAATGACATTCATTGTTTTACACCAATGACAACTGTTAGCTGGATACTTCCTTGTAAAAGGATACCTCATTTTGGGTGCTAATTGAATTAGACGAAGGTAGTTTTTCATAATATAAGGGCTATGTGTTCTTTCATAATTTATACGATATAGTTATTTGACAAATCTAATTTATTTAATCAACTTATCAAACAAAACACACTAAAAATACCTGACATATTATTTTTTTTAAGAATATATCAGGTATTTTTTGTTTTTATCTTCTTAAGGTAAGATGTAGATGATGCTCTTGGCAACTCCCAATCTTTTTATTTTAGAGGCCTCGGTAAGAGTTTTAAGGTCTTTGATTGCCGCATAACGGGTACAGCCGTTAAGAGAAATGCACTGGGTGGAAGTTATACTGGTCTCCTTAGCCAGGAAATCGAGAATTCTTTGTTGCCGTTGCTGCGGAGTTAATGGGTTTTCGTTTCCGGAAGGCTCTCTTTTCATGGTCATTGAGACGAATTTCTGCTTAAGTTCGTTTGCACACCGGAAGTTTACCTTCTTGAAACGGACAGATGCCGAGCGTATTTTTCTATCTCCGGTAAGCTGTTTCGGGCAGGATACTGAAATGGAAAAATGGCCTATCTTATCCAGATTTACGATATTTCCCTCTTTAAGGTGTACACTGATCATGTAGGAAAGATTGTCGAGCACGCTTATAACATCGCCGGTGGAAACGGACGACATGGTGGCCAGTTCGCGGGCAATCTGTTCGGTCTGAATGGTTCTTCCGGGCACAATCCGCGCATGAAACGTTTCTTGCTCACTCTTGTTCCCTTTGGGCGGATTTTTGAATAGGTTATACTTTGCTGCCATAGTTATAAATTATTACGTTTAGTTTATGTTTAAATTTCATTGGTTAAGTGAACAAATCGTCCTACAATTGTCAAAATGCATTTCGACAATTGTCATAATGCATTACCACATATATCAAAATAGATTTCGACATATGTCAAACGATTCGTACACTTAATGCAAATATAATTAATCCTATTGATTTACAACCAGTTTACCCTATAAAAAGCACTATTATTGTAAATAAAAATTATGGTTTACGTTGCGGGCGAATTTTGATTAATGACAGATGACAGATAGATGATAGATGCAAAAAGGCATCTGTCAGCTTGTATCATCTTGTTTTACAGAGAAGTAGACCCTAAAAATGATAGATAACAGATAGTTTTTAAAAATTCAGAACCTAATGGCAGAGTATTTGGTTTTAAATTATATATTGCACTTTCAATCAATCAAATACGATCCTATGAAACGAAGAGAATTTATTCATGCCGCTGCATTAGGTAGTTTGGCACTCAGCATTCCGCAGGTAAGGGCTTTCGGATCTACCTGGAGCAACAATTTCGAGCTACCTAAACGGGTTTTAGGCAGAACGGGCGAGCGGGTTTCGTCCATTGCTTTCGGGGGTATTATGTTGAATGATCATTCGCCTGAATTTGCCAAAGAAATTGTTTCAAAGGCAATAGAGTTGGGGGTTACCTATTTTGATGTGGCACCCAGTTACGGTAATGCCGAAGCAAAGTTGGGTCCGGCCCTCAAACCATACAGAAAGAATTGCTTCCTGGCTTGCAAAACACACGAAAGAGGCAGTGAGGGTGCGGAGAAAACATTGAACCAGTCGCTTACCTATCTTGAGACAGATTACTTCGACCTGTTTCAGCTACATGCCATCACTACGCGTGATGATGTGGAGAAGGCTTTTGCTCCGGGCGGAGCCATGGAGGTGATTGAGAAGGCAAAACGGGATGGCAAGATACGTTATGTAGGTTTCTCGGCTCATTCGGTTGAAGCGGCTTTGCTTGCCATGGAGAAATATGATTTCGACACAGCTATGTTTCCCTTGAATTTCGCATGCTGGAACGCAGGCGATTTCGGTCCGCAGATTTATGAAAAAGCATTGTCGCGCAACATGGGTGTTATCGCACTGAAGGCTATGGCGCTTACGGCCAACAAACCCGGACAGGAAAAGTACGACAAAAATGTATGGTACCAGCCGGTAACCGACGAAGAGACCATGAAGCTGGCCTTGAAATTCACTCTTTCGAAGGAGATTGCTACAGCCATTCCTCCCGGAAAATCGACATTGTTTCTAAAAGCCATCGAATTTATGAAAGACTATAAACCCATTACGCCACTTGAGTCTGAACAGCTGATGGCACTGGCTGCTCAAACGCCTCCATTATTTGCCAACAAATAGGGTTAAACCCTCAATAAAGTGGCAGCTTTTATGTTAAAAACAGATTAAATTTCTATTTTTGACCACATTTTTTAGGATTATTTCACTATAAAACACAGATAAGATTACATTTGGAACAGTATTTGCAATGTTTGGAACTAGATTCTTTATGAAATTAGTTCTTACTTTGTGAATCGAAAAGTAAAAATAAGAATACAACCAAACAATAGGTAGTTTTATGAGCAAAGAAAAAAGAAGATTATTTACGGCATCCGTTTCGGTAGCCGCAGTATTGTTTTTGTGTTTATCACTCAATTCTTGCGGGAAGCAAGACCAGCAAAGAGGTCAGCAAATAAAAGAACTGGCTGTAATAACTCTATCGGGTGCGGATGTTGAACTTAGCAGTTCGTATCCGGCTGTAATTAAAGGAAAACAAGACATTGAAATCCGTCCGCAGGTATCGGGCTTTATTACCCGGCTGGCTGTAGATGAAGGTTCTGTCGTTAAAAAGGGACAGACCTTATTTATTATCGATCCTGTTCAGTACGAAGAGGCTGCCAATGCAGCCCGGGCAACGGTACAAGTGGCCAAGGCCAATGTTGCAACCGCCGAGCTTACTGCACAGAATAAGCGCGAACTGGCTAAGAACAATATTATCGGTGCTTACGAATTGCAGATGGCAGAGAATTCGCTGTTGTCCAGCAAAGCTGTATTGGCTCAGGCTAACGCCCAGCTTATCAGTGCCGAGAAGAATTTGTCGTATACCCGCGTATCCAGTCCGTCGGACGGTGTTGTGGGAAGTATTCCTTTCCGTGTAGGTAGTCTGGTTAGCCCAAGCATTGCCACTCCTCTTACCACGGTATCGGATATTTCGGAGATGTATGCCTATTTTTCGATGACCGAGCGTCAGTTGCTTGGCTATACCTCGACCGGTACTTCTTCTAAAGATATTCTGAATACGATGCCTGCTGTTAAGCTTAAACTGATTGACGGAAGCATATATGCCGATAGCGGAAAGGTTGAAACCATGAGTGGTGTGATTGATCAGGCAACCGGATCGGTAAGCATCCGTGCCAGATTCCCAAACAAGAACCATATCCTTCGAAGCGGCGGTACCGGAACTGTAGTGATTCCGGCAAAGATGGCCAACTGCATCGTTGTTCCGCAGAAGGCTACTTTCGAGATTCAGGACAAACGTTTTGTTTATGTGGTGGACGAACAGTCTACTGTTAAAAGTACTCCTATTGAAATATTCACTTTGGATGATGGTAAGAACTTCGTTGTTACTTCGGGTCTGAAGGCCGGCGATAAGATTGTTGTAGAAGGCATCTCTTCGCTTAAAGATGGTATGCAGATCAAAGCGGTAACTCCGGAGCAGGCTGCCGCAAAAAATACCGGAGCTAATAGTCCTGCCCAGGGAGCTTCGAAATAAGGAAGTGAATACTAAAACAGAAAAATATGAAGTTAGATAGATTTATTAATCGCCCCGTACTCTCGACGGTTATCTCCATTTTTATCGTCATCCTGGGTATACTGGGGCTTGGGTCGCTGCCTGTTGAGCAGTACCCGGATATTGCCCCTCCTACTATTTCGGTAAGTACCTCTTATACGGGTGCAAATGCCCAGACTGTAATGAATAGTGTTATCACTCCTCTGGAGGAGTCGATCAACGGGGTGGAGAACATGATGTATATGACATCTTCTGCATCCAACGACGGGATGGCACAGATTCAGATTTATTTCAAGCAGGGAACCGACCCCGATATGGCGGCGGTAAACGTGCAGAATCGTGTATCGAAGGCTTTGGGTCTGCTGCCTGCCGAGGTTACCAAGGTGGGTGTTATTACGGCCAAACGGCAGACCAGTATGTTGATGGTGCTTTCGTTAAACAGTCCGGATAACAAATACGACCAGACGTTTATTCAGAATTATGCCAGCATCAATGTTATCCCGCAGATTATGCGTGTACCCGGTGTAGGGGATGCCATGTCTCCGGGTGCTCGTACGTACACAATGCGTATCTGGCTGAAACCGGAGGTTATGGCGCAGTATAAGCTGATGCCTAATGATATAACGGCGGTTTTGGCCGAACAGAATATCGAGGCGGCGCCCGGACAGTTTGGTGAGAACGGCGGTCAGTCGTTTCAGTATATTATGAAGACTAAAGGTAGATTACAGCAAACAGAAGAGTTTGAGAATATTGTGGTGAAAGCTACAACCGACGGACAAGTTCTCAGACTGAAGGATGTTGCCCGTATCGAACTGGGTGCCCAATCGTATACAGTGAACACCTACACCAACGGTCATCCGGCTACTGTTATGATTATCTTCCAGACTCCGGGTTCGAACGCTACGGAAATTATCGGTAATATTAAAAGTCTTATAAAGGATACCGAAAAGGAGATGCCGGAAGGGTTGAAGTTTGATGTTCAGATGGACACAAGCGACTTCCTGTACGCTTCTATAAACAAGGTATTGAGTACGTTGCTTGAGGCCTTTATCCTGGTGGTGCTGGTTGTATACATTTTCCTTCAGGACTTCCGTTCTACGCTTATTCCAACCATTGCAATCCCGGTTTCGCTGATCGGCACCTTCTTTATGTTGTACCTGTTTGGGTTTAGTGTGAACTTGCTTACACTGAGTGCCCTCGTGCTGGCCATTGCGATTGTGGTCGATGATGCGATAGTCGTCGTCGAGGCGGTGCATGCCAAGCTGGACCAGGGCTATAAGTCGGGTAAACAGGCTTCGCTGGATGCGATGAGTGAGATATCGGGTGCTATCCTTTCTATTTCGCTTGTGATGATGGCCGTATTTATCCCTGTAAGCTTTATGAGCGGAACATCCGGGGTATTCTATCGCCAGTTTGGTATAACCATGGCTGTGGCTATCGGCTTCTCTGCCTTGAATGCCTTGACGCTGAGTCCGGCTTTGTGTGCGATTTTCCTGAGTCCGAAACATGGCGAGGGTGAAAACGGCAAGCGTAAAAGCTTTATTGATCGTTTCCATATTGCGTTCAATACTTCGTATGATATGCTTCTGGGTAAATACAAAGGTGGTATCACCCGGATTATCAATCACCGCTGGCTTTCGATGGGTCTGGTTGTGGTAAGTATTGTTGCGCTTGTATTTTTTATGAAAACAACTCCTTCCGGAATGGTTCCGAATGAGGATACGGGTACATTTATGATGGCTGTAAACATGGCTCCGGGTACATCACTCGAACGTACCGAGGCTGCCATGGCCGAGGTGAATGAAATTTTGAAGGCTAATCCCCTGATCGATATCAGTACCCAGATTAGCGGATACGGACTTTTATCCGGTAGCGGTAGTTCGTATGGTACCTATTTCTGCCGACTCAAAAACTGGGACGAGCGTAAAGGTAAAGGACAGGATGTTAACAGCGTTATCGGTATGTTGTACCAGCAAACGGCCAAGGTTAAGGATGCCCAGATATTTATATTCGCTCCGCCTATGATTACGGGTTATGGTGCAACCAGTGGTTTTGAAATGCACCTGGAAGATAAAACCGGGGGCGACCTGAATCAATTCTTCGGCTTCACGCAGGAGTTTATGGGTAAACTGATGCAGCGTCCGGAGGTGGCGGTTGTACAAACTTCGTTCAATCCAACCTTCCCTCAGTACCTGGTTGATGTGGATGCTGCCAAATGTAAGCAGGCGGGCATCAGTCCGAGCACGGTGTTAACCACGCTTCAGGGATATTACGGTGGTATGTATGTGTCTAACTTCAACCGGTTTGGTAAATTGTATCGTGTATACATCCAGGCTGATCCGCAAGACCGTATTAACCCGGAATCGCTCAACAAGATATTTGTTCGTAACGGAGCCGAGATGGCGCCTATCTCTCAGTTTATGACGCTTACCAAAGTGTACGGACCTCAGGTTATCAACCGTTTCAATATGTACACATCCATTGGTCTGAATGGTGCCGCGGCTCCGGGATATACATCCGGACAGGCTATCAAGGCTATTGAAGAGGTGGCTGCCGAAACTTTGCCGGTTGGTTACAGCTACGAATTTTCGGGGATGACCCGCGAAGAGCATAGCACGGGTAGCGGAACTACGGCCATTGTGTTTGCATTGTGTCTTATATTCGTTTACCTGTTGCTGAGTGCCCAGTACGAAAGTTATATTTTGCCTTTAGTTGTTATTTTATCCATTCCGTTCGGTCTGGCAGGCAGCTTTGTTTTTGCTCAGCTGTTTGGATTGGAAAACAACATTTATATGCAGATTGCCTTGATCATGTTGATTGGTCTTCTGGCCAAGAATGCTATCCTTATTACGGAGTTCGCACTGCAGAGAAGGAAATCGGGTATGAGTATCAAGTGGTCGGCCGTATTAGGTGCCACCGCCCGTTTACGTCCTATTCTGATGACTTCGCTGGCCATGATTATCGGTCTGCTTCCGCTGATGTTCGCTTCGGGTGTTGGTGCAAACAGTAACAAAACGCTGGGGGCAGGTGCTGTAGGCGGTATGCTTATCGGTGTGATATTCCAGATATTTGTGGTACCGGGATTGTTTGTGGTATTTGAATACCTGCAGGAAAAGATCAAACCGATCGAGAAAACGGGTATGGATGTAGAAGAGGTTGTACCCGAATTGGCACAGTATAGTAATATTGATAAAGAATAACAGCATGAAAATACAAATCATAGGATGGATGTGTGCAACGGCTCTGCTGAGCAGTTGCCACATCTACAAATCATACGAACGGCCCGAAGTACAAACCGCCGGGGTGTATCGCGATACGGTAAGTGTAAACGATACCCTGGTTTCTGATACGGCCAACTTTGGAAACCTTCCCTGGAAGGAGGTTTTCCGCGATGCCAGACTTCAGGCACTGATTGAACAGGGACTGGCAGAGAATATAAGTATGCAGACGGCTTTACTGCGTGTTGAACAGGCTAAGGCCGGATTGCTTGCGGCCCGCCTGGCCTTTGCTCCGTCGCTGGCTCTTACACCCAATGCGTCTGTAAATAGTTTTGACGGCAGTAAGGCGATTCAGACTTATTCGTTGCCTGCCAGTGCCAGTTGGGAGATTGACTTGTTTGGTAATTTGATGAATGGCGCGAAAGGGGCTAAAGCCGGGTTGCTTGAAACAGATGCATACCGCCAGGCGGTGCAGACACAGGTCATAGCCAACATAGCCAACAGCTATTATACCTTGCTGATGCTTGACAAGCAGCTCGAAATTACAGAGAAGACAGCTGCTAGCTGGGGCGAGCAGGTAAGGGCTATGAAGGCGTTGAAGAATCTGGGTATGACCAACGAAGCTACCGTGGCTCAAAGTGAGGCTTATTACTATCAGGTACAGGCTTCGCTGCCGGAGATTCACCGTCAGATCCGCGAAACGGAAAATGCCCTTTCGCTGTTGCTGGGACAGACTCCGCAACGTATAGACCGTGCTACGCTGGAGGAACAGGAAATGCCGGATACCTTTTCGGCGGGTGTTCCTTTGCAGCTGTTATCGAACCGCCCGGATGTAAGGCAGGCCGAAATGGCTTTGGCCAGTGCCTATTACGCAACCAACCAGGCTCGTTCTGCCTTTTATCCAAAGATTACCTTGAGCGGATCGGCGGGGTGGACCAACAGTGCGGGTGGTATGATCGTAAATCCGGCCAAGTTCCTGGCTTCGGCTGTAGGTTCGCTTACACAACCGCTGTTTGCCAAGGGTCAGAATATTGCCCGTCTTAAAATATCCAAAGCTCAGCAGGAAGAGGCCCGTCTCGCTTTCGAACACAGCATCCTGAATGCCGGTACGGAGGTGAGCAACGCGTTGTTCAAGTACAAAGCGGCAGGCGAAAAGCGTACACAGCGCGAGATGCAGATCCAATCGTTACGTAGCGCGGTAGATAAAACCAAGCAGCTTATGCAGCTTAGTTCTTCCAACTACCTGGAAGTGCTTACGGCACAGCAATCGTTGCTGAGCGCAGAACTTACGGGTGTTAAGGATAGTTTTGATCAGATCCAGTCTGTTGTGAGCCTGTATCAGGCGCTTGGCGGTGGCAGAGGCGAAAGTAATTTTAAATAATCAGGATATGAATAATACAATTAGTCCACTGGCATTTGTCAGCCCCGATGCAAAACTAGGCGAGGGTGTTACCATTCATCCTTTTGCTTACGTTGATAAAGATGTTGTAATTGGAAACAATTGCACCATCATGCCTTATGCCAGTGTGTTAAGTGGTACCCGGATGGGAAATGGCAATCAGATTTATCAGGGAGCTGTGCTAGGTGCCACTCCTCAGGATTTTACCTTTCATGGGGATGAATCATTTCTCGAAATAGGTAACGACAATGTTTTCCGCGAAGGGGTATTGGTAAGCCGGTCGTCGCATGCGGGAGGAAAAACCGTAATCGGAAACAAGAACTTCCTGATGGAAGGAGTGCATGTTTGTCACGACAGCCGTATTGCCGATCATTGTGTAATAGGGATCAAGACCTTGGTTTCCGGCAACTCCATCATCGACTCGCACGCTATTCTGAGTTCGATGGTAATCATGTTCCAGGATACACACGTTGGAGAATGGAGTATGGTTCGCGGTGGAGCCCGTTTTAAAAAGGATGTTCCTCCTTTTGTTGTAACCACTGCCAATCCCACCTCCTATTATGGTGTAAACGTGAAGGTGCTTGAATACAATAAATTTCCCGAAAAGGTTATAAAGCACATAGCCCATGCTTACGAAATTATTTACCATGCAAAGGTAAGTGTTACGGATGCATTGATTAGAGTGGAAGAAGAGGTGCCGATGAGTGATGAGATCCGTTCGTTGGTTAAATTTATCAGAAGCTCGGGAAAAGGTATCGTCTGATGTTTCTGAGTTTCTAAATGCAACTTCAGGCAAGAAGGTCCGGGCTGGTTTCAGCTCCGGACCTTTTTTATGTCCGCTTCCCTGCCGGACATCTTGTTTTAGTTTTGGACTACTTATGAATGCTTTTCTACATGCGGGATGCTTCCAGCATGGATCCGAATTTGGAAAGATCGTCTACAATTACATCGGGTTTCAGTTCGGACTTCTCGGCATCTTCCAGGGTGCTCTCTCCCGAAAGTACCAAAACACCTAATGTTCTGGCTTCGTACGCCATACGGATATCGGTATAGATACGGTCGCCCACCATGGCAACCTCCCAGGGGTTAAGGCGATGCTTTTGCAATATACCTTCCAGCATTCTGGGATCCGGCTTCCCGATTACCATATCGGGTTTGCGACCGGTTGCCTCTTCCAGACAAGAACATATTGCACCGCAGTCCACCAGAATATTGGGAGTGTCGGTGGGACAAACTTTGTCGGGGTTGGTTGCCAGATAGGGAATCTGCTTGGATATCCACCAGGCAGTCCTGCACAGACGGGAATATACAAGGGATTTGTCGAAACCCACAACAACCGCATCGGGCTTATCCTCTGCACTGTCTGCCGTCAACTCGAAGCCTGCCGCCTCGAATTCGTCCATCATACTGGGTGTTCCCAATATAAACAGCCGTTTTATCTCCGGATAGTTGTTTTGCAGGTACTGAATGGTTGCCACTGCCGTTGTATACATTTCGTCTCTTTTAACCGGAATTCCCATCGCCTCGAGATGCAACAGATAATCTGTTATGCTTTTAGACGGATTGTTGGTCAGGAAAGAATAGCCGATACCCAATTTATCCAGTTTCTCTAAAAACGAGATGGTAAAGGGAAACAGCGTGCTTCCGTTATAGATAGTTCCATCCATATCCAGTGCTACGTGTTTGATGTTTTTTAAACGCTCGTGCAACTGGATGAATGAATTGATCTTCATTTTATGTATGTATCTGTTTATTGTAAATTCCATTGTTCTAAGTTATTTAGTTCCATATCCATCTGCTTTCGCATTCCTCGTGTTCGGCCTCCTCTTTGGTAAGACCTTCGGGAACCAGTGCCGGCAGGCCTACCGACTGCGGGGTATCTCTCATAGTAAACCACACACCTACCGCACCCAGCAGTGCGATAATGGAAGGTACGAAAAAGCACCACCTCCAACCCAGCGAGACCACATACCCGCATACGATTACAACCAACCCGGCCCCGATGGAGTGAGAGGTATTCCATACAGACATTTTGGTTGCCAGTTCTCTGGGCGGCACCCAATGGGTAAGCATCCTGGCACAGGGAGGAAATCCCATTCCCTGAAACCAGCCGTTCAGCATCCACACGATACCGAATACCAATACTGCCGAGCTGAAGCCAAATACCACGTTACAAATGGCAGATAGCACAAGTCCCGTTACCATAAAATAGCGTGCGTTCACCCTGTCGCCTATAAATCCATTGATAAATTTGGACAGACCGTATATTAATCCGTGCAGGGTTAGAAACAATCCCAGCTCGGTTTTCGTAATACCCAGGTCTGCTTGCATGGCAGGCATGGCTATGCTAAGGTTTTTACGTACAAAATAAAAAAGAGCATATCCGATCATCGTTGCTATGATGGTACGTGTTTGCCAATATTTAAAACGTTGTGATGTAGCTTGGTCCATGTGATTTAAATGATAATAAAGTTTGTTATTTGTCTGTCTCGTCTAAGGTTATATATGTTTTTTCATGCTGCCGGTTACTTTATTTCCCAGATTCCGTCTGCTCCGAAAAGCTGATCCAGCCAGGTATCCAGGTATCCTGTACGAACCGCCAGGTCGAGAACTGTGTACCTGCGGCGGATGTATTGAGCCCGGATAAAGGCTTCGCGTAATCGTGAACGCGAAAGCCCGATCTGTTCCGGTTCTACGGGTGCTCCCACCCGTTCGAGTCGCCGTCTCAGTTCGGATAACGGGAGAAGCTGACTGCGAAGGCGGCTCCTGGTTTCTGCCCAATTGCTTTTCAACAACTGGAGCTGCTCCCTCAGTTCATCGGCCGGAATATACTTCGCTCCGGTTTCCTGAACTCCGATAAGCGGGAAGTCGGTTCCTTCGAAAAGCTTCAGGGCACGGGCATCCGACTCGTCTCTGTCCGGCCAAAGCCGGCAGGCTTTTTCAACATCCAGCTCACTTAGATCGGTCTGCAGCACCTGTTCGTAGAAAGCGGTTAGGGCTATCGTTCCTATGCTGACCTGAAATCCATGGGATACATGTTCGCCGTGATTGAGGAAATGTTCCATATTCCACAGGTGGCTGAACTGATGTTCTGCTCCGGAAGCCGGTCTGCTGGATTGGGTGGCCTGCATGGCAAAACCGCCAAGCATCAATCCTTCAATCAGTTTGCCGATAGCCTGTTCGCTCCCTGCCGCAATCCCTTCCGGATCCGACAAAGCACCGGGCAGTCCGTCTTGCACAACCGACCAGGCCCTTTTGTCTATCGCCTCCACCTGTAAGGCATCGGCCAGAGCCTTTTCTATGTTTGCATTCATCGCCTTACTTTGCTTGTGCTTTTAAAGCGTCGTTGACTTCTGTTGGGATATCCGATTCGATAATGTCCGGATGTGTGGCAATCTCCATCAGATATTTGCTGTGCCGGTCGGCAGCAGATGCCAGCTTATCGTGTGTAGGTGCCACCGAGATCATACACCTTACGCCGTGACTATGCAGTAGGTCCACTATCTTCCTGTTTTCGTCGTTGATGGATGGTCCCACATAGGCAATCATATTTTTCCATGGCACACCCGAAATAGCGATATCTTCGTATTCTTTCCAGTTTCGGGCGAAGACAGACAATAAGATTTCAGGGAAACGATCGTAGTAGTATCTTGCCTGTGCTCCGGTATGGACCGTCAGCATCACATAGTCGGCTGCATCGAGCTTACGGATTAAGTCGGCAATCTGTTCCATCGGAACATCTTTTTTATCCAGGTTAACGATGGTTTTGCCTTTGCTCCATAAGATAACCTCCTCCAGCGTAGGTATTTTATATGGAGTTACGTTGCCTTCGCTGTCTTTCAGCCGTATATGCTGTAATTCATTCCAGGTATAATCGACCAGCTTTCCTTTACCGGAAGTGGTACGATCTAAGGTAGCATCGTGCATGAGGACAATCACACTGTCTTTTGTAAGACGGGGGTCGATTTCGAATATGGCAGTCATCCGGCCTATTATGTTCTTAAATCCTTCTTGACTGTTTTCAGGGTAACCCTTCTCCCGTCCGCCCCGGTGACCGCTTACGATGATTGATCCGTCGGCCTTATATGCTATGTATTCGCTGATCGATGCGTGGTTCCGAAAAGGCGATGAAATCTTCGCATCGGACTGAGCAGTTACATTCAAAGAGGTTAACAATAAACCGGCACACATCAGTCTAAGGAAAACATTTTGCCGTTTTTTTTCATTCATATTATTCTAGATATTACTTTAAGATTACTCAATTCTACATAAAAGACAAATTCAATTGTAAAATGTCGTGAAGATAAACTTTTTCTACAAGATATAACCTTTGGCTAAAGAACGGAATTCAGTAATTTGTTCTTCTTCCCAGTTTCGATCCTTACACAGCTCCTTTGCCATAATGGATGCAACCATCGGGGCTACTTCAGCTGCCACCCGGGCATCCAGAAACAGCAGACGCACCCTCCGGGCAAGTACATCTTCCACGGTCTGCGCCATCTCTTCCCTTACAGCCCATACTACATGTGCCACAGTAAAGGTATAGTCTTTATGCAGCAACTGGGCATACTCCTTGTTTTCCTGTTTTAGCAGGTTTATTTTCTTTGCATCCGAACCGTA
This window contains:
- a CDS encoding BF3164 family lipoprotein, with translation MKRIMNIWIIGLFLLLNLGGCSSKKAEKNIVNFTRDDFKEQVILSNPELITLDDSTLNDPAAFYLMHDSIIIVQNQPHCDHLIELFSLDSRKIVTQFASKGNGPGEFNTCYCYVPNSNDSVFYLKDDGAYSYITVDLNSTLHSKKLVAKNRFQYNPELHYYVEICPIDDSHYIGYHMWYLNDSTYNNNVTALKKYTVNENIEESNTMEAAMSKYKYFVASVNDVHLFMNQTRNAFWMADAHKDKIEIYDESLNLVKTLIGPDNYNFKYSLPQSNSPIPFVGFEGDKSYKTYSSFTVTDKHVYILYQGINGVVDDTENLKPVEVFKFDWDGNLLCNYKLDRFVYTLSVDSKEEYLYCSTFKSPKDIREFVRYKL
- a CDS encoding HU family DNA-binding protein yields the protein MAAKYNLFKNPPKGNKSEQETFHARIVPGRTIQTEQIARELATMSSVSTGDVISVLDNLSYMISVHLKEGNIVNLDKIGHFSISVSCPKQLTGDRKIRSASVRFKKVNFRCANELKQKFVSMTMKREPSGNENPLTPQQRQQRILDFLAKETSITSTQCISLNGCTRYAAIKDLKTLTEASKIKRLGVAKSIIYILP
- a CDS encoding aldo/keto reductase, translated to MKRREFIHAAALGSLALSIPQVRAFGSTWSNNFELPKRVLGRTGERVSSIAFGGIMLNDHSPEFAKEIVSKAIELGVTYFDVAPSYGNAEAKLGPALKPYRKNCFLACKTHERGSEGAEKTLNQSLTYLETDYFDLFQLHAITTRDDVEKAFAPGGAMEVIEKAKRDGKIRYVGFSAHSVEAALLAMEKYDFDTAMFPLNFACWNAGDFGPQIYEKALSRNMGVIALKAMALTANKPGQEKYDKNVWYQPVTDEETMKLALKFTLSKEIATAIPPGKSTLFLKAIEFMKDYKPITPLESEQLMALAAQTPPLFANK
- a CDS encoding efflux RND transporter periplasmic adaptor subunit — translated: MSKEKRRLFTASVSVAAVLFLCLSLNSCGKQDQQRGQQIKELAVITLSGADVELSSSYPAVIKGKQDIEIRPQVSGFITRLAVDEGSVVKKGQTLFIIDPVQYEEAANAARATVQVAKANVATAELTAQNKRELAKNNIIGAYELQMAENSLLSSKAVLAQANAQLISAEKNLSYTRVSSPSDGVVGSIPFRVGSLVSPSIATPLTTVSDISEMYAYFSMTERQLLGYTSTGTSSKDILNTMPAVKLKLIDGSIYADSGKVETMSGVIDQATGSVSIRARFPNKNHILRSGGTGTVVIPAKMANCIVVPQKATFEIQDKRFVYVVDEQSTVKSTPIEIFTLDDGKNFVVTSGLKAGDKIVVEGISSLKDGMQIKAVTPEQAAAKNTGANSPAQGASK